TTCATCACCACCTCGGCGTTCGCACCGGTGTATGATGCCGAAACCTGCACCGTTGGCGGCGCAATTTCGGGGTATTGAGATATTGGCAGCGTGGTTAGCCCCAATATACCCAGTATAACGATGATGACCGATATAACGGTAGAGAGTACCGGCCTTTCAATAAATTTGCGTAACATATTTTGTTTGCTGAGGTTGCAAGGGCATAATCAATGCCCTTTAAAAATTCGTTATTACTTTACGTCTTTGTAAGCAGCTTCGCCACCTTTGGAATCAGGCTGTATGGTCATGCCATCCTGCAGGTTGGCAACGCCGTCAAACACTACGGTTTCACCGGCCTTTAAACCCTCGGTAACTACAAAGTACTGGCCTGCCGGTGCCTCAACAGTGGTTATCTCGGTGCTTTTTACTTTACCTGCCTTATCAACCACGTATACAAAACGCTTGCCCTGCAATTCAAAGGTTGATTTTTGCGGAACCAATATACCATCCGTAATATTTTGCGGTATACTGATGGTTGCGCTTCCGCCACTGCGGATAAGCCCTACCGGGTTAGGGAAAGTTGCCCTTAACTGCGACGAACCGGTTGAAGTATTGATCAAACCATTAGCGGTTTCAACTTTACCTTTTTCAGGATACTCTGTACCATCGGCCAGGGTTAGTGTTACCGGTGGCAGTTGTTTCAGTTTGTCGTCAAGCGTTTTCCCTTTGTTATGCCTCGAAAAATCAAGCAGTTGTTTCTCGTTTAACGAGAAGTAAGCGTATACCTTGCCAATGTTTGATACGGTAGTAAGTGGCTGTGCGGTTGTGCTGCTCACCAGGCTACCTAATTTATACGGAATAGCGCCAACCACACCATTAACCGGACTGGTAACCGTAGTATAACCTAAATTGGTACGGGCGTTTGACAAGCTTGCTTTAGCCTGTTTTAATGCCGCTTTGCGCGATTGAAGTGTTAACTCAGCCGATTCCAGTTCGAATTTGCTGATAATACCTTTATCAACCAGCGGACGAGTTTTCTTAACCTGAAGTTCGGCAGCGTTAACGTCAGCCTCGGCACTACTTATAGCGGCAGATGCAGTGGCTACTTCCTGAGCATATTGCGGCGCGTTTATGCGGAAAAGCAACTGGCCTTTTTTAACCACGCTGCCCTCGTCAATATAAATTTGCTCGATGTAACCGTCAATTTTTGGACGTATCTCGATATTTTGCTGCCCTTCAAGCGTGGCCGGATAAGTGGCATTGATCACCGTATTTTGCGGGGTGACATTAAACACCGGGAAACTTTGCGGTGGCGGAGCGCCGGCACCTGCCTGTCCTTGCTGCTGCCCGCCGCCGCCACAGGCCACTAACAACAGCATTGCCGAACCTAAACCGGCAACTATAAACGCTTTGGTTTTCATGGTAATGTTTGAAAATTGATATATGTGCATGATATTTAGTGACTTTTGTTATTTGATAAGTTTGGTTGAATTTTGTTAACTACTATTTTTATTTTTTAAAAAGCATGTTGCAGGTTATTTCCTTCCGCTCAAGCATTAGCTTATTAAACTGCTCCTCGTCCAGGTTATAAAATTGCTTGTACATGGGTTTCATAATCAGCGGATAAATCATCATCGAAAACATATTCATAGAAAAATGTATAGGATCCATTTGCTCGAGTCTACCTGCATCCATTTCCGCCTGTATCTGCCTCGAAAAATTCTCTACCTTTTCGCTCAT
This Mucilaginibacter defluvii DNA region includes the following protein-coding sequences:
- a CDS encoding efflux RND transporter periplasmic adaptor subunit; the encoded protein is MKTKAFIVAGLGSAMLLLVACGGGGQQQGQAGAGAPPPQSFPVFNVTPQNTVINATYPATLEGQQNIEIRPKIDGYIEQIYIDEGSVVKKGQLLFRINAPQYAQEVATASAAISSAEADVNAAELQVKKTRPLVDKGIISKFELESAELTLQSRKAALKQAKASLSNARTNLGYTTVTSPVNGVVGAIPYKLGSLVSSTTAQPLTTVSNIGKVYAYFSLNEKQLLDFSRHNKGKTLDDKLKQLPPVTLTLADGTEYPEKGKVETANGLINTSTGSSQLRATFPNPVGLIRSGGSATISIPQNITDGILVPQKSTFELQGKRFVYVVDKAGKVKSTEITTVEAPAGQYFVVTEGLKAGETVVFDGVANLQDGMTIQPDSKGGEAAYKDVK